Proteins encoded in a region of the Homo sapiens chromosome 9, GRCh38.p14 Primary Assembly genome:
- the SPATA31A5 gene encoding spermatogenesis-associated protein 31A5 isoform X1 produces MPRAQLLESNAPIHMENLPFPLKLLSASSLNAPSSTPWVLDIFLTLVFALGFFFLLLPYLSYFRCDDPPSPSPGKRKRHLVSVRHRVSQCPVGRRRRPRGRMKNHSLRAGRECRRGLEETSDLLSQLQSLLGPHLDKGDFGQLSGPDPPGEVGERAPDGASQSSHEPMEDAAPILSPLASPDPQAKHPQDLASTPSPGPMTTSVSSLSASQPPEPSLPLEHPSPEPPALFPHPPHTPDPLACSLPPPKGFTAPPLRDSTLITPSHCDSVAFPLGTVPQSLSPHEDLVASVPAISGLGGSNSHVSASSRWQETARTSCAFNSSVQQDHLSRQRETTMSPLLFQAQPLSHLGPECQPFISSTPQFRPTPMAQAEAQAHLQSSFPVLSPAFPSLIQNTGVACPASQNKVQALSLPETQHPEWPLLRRQLEGRLALPSRVQKSQDVFSVSTPNLPQESLTSILPENFPVSPELRRQLEQHIKKWIIQHWGNLGRIQESLDLMQLRDESPGTSQAKGKPSPWQSSMSTGEGSKEAQKVKFQLERDPCPHLGQILGETPQNLSRDMKSFPRKVLGVTSEELERNLRKPLRSDSGSDLLRCTERTHIENILKAHMGRNLGQTNEGLIPVCVRRSWLAVNQALPVSNTHVKTSNLAAPKSGKACVNTAQVLSFLEPCTQQGLGAHIVRFWAKHRWGLPLRVLKPIQCFKLEKVSSLSLTQLAGPSSATCESGAGSEVEVDMFLRKPPMASLRKQVLTKASDHMPESLLASSPAWKQFQRAPRGIPSWNDHEPLKPPPAGQEGRWPSKPLTYSLTGSIQQSRSLGAQSSKAGETREAVPQCRVPLETCMLANLQATSEDVHGFEAPGTSKSSLHPRVSVSQDPRKLCLMEEVVNEFEPGMATKSETQPQVCAAVVLLPDGQASVVPHASENLVSQVPQGHLQSMPTGNMRASQELHDLMAARRSKLVHEEPRNPNCQGSCKSQRPMFPPIHKSEKSRKPNLEKHEERLEGLRTPQLTPVRKTEDTHQDEGVQLLPSKKQPPSVSPFGENIKQIFQWIFSKKKSKPAPVTAESQKTVKNRSRVYSSSAEAQGLMTAVGQMLDEKMSLCHARHASKVNQHKQKFQAPVCGFPCNHRHLFYSEHGRILSYAASSQQATLKSQGCPNRDRQIRNQQPLKSVRCNNEQWGLRHPQILHPKKAVSPVSPPQHWPKTSGASSHHHHCPRHCLLWEGI; encoded by the exons ATGCCCAGAGCTCAGTTGCTTGAAAGCAACGCGCCTATTCACATGGAGAATCTTCCCTTTCCTTTAAAATTACTTAGTGCCTCATCGCTAAACGCCCCCAGTTCCACACCATGGGTGTTGGATATCTTCCTCACTTTGGTGTTTGCCCTGGGGTTCTTCTTCCTATTACTCCCCTACTTATCTTACTTCCGTTGTGATGACCCACCCTCACCATCGCCTGGGAAGAGAAA GCGTCATCTTGTCTCCGTACGTCATCGTGTCTCCCAGTGTCCAGTAGGGCGGAGGCGGAGGCCCAGAGGCAGGATGAAAAACCACAGTCTGAGAG CTGGTAGAGAGTGCCGGAGAGGCCTGGAGGAGACTTCGGACCTGCTTTCACAACTGCAGAG cctcctgggGCCACACCTTGACAAAGGTGACTTTGGTCAGCTCTCCGGTCCAGACCCCCCAGGTGAGGTGGGCGAAAGAGCACCTGATGGAGCCTCCCAGTCCTCTCATGAGCCTATGGAAGATGCTGCTCCCATTCTCTCCCCGTTAGCTTCCCCGGATCCTCAAGCCAAGCATCCTCAGGATCTGGCCTCCACCCCATCACCAGGCCCAATGACCACCTCAGTCTCCTCCCTAAGTGCCTCCCAGCCACCAGAACCTTCCCTTCCCCTAGAACACCCCTCACCCGAGCCACCTGCACTTTTCCCTCACCCACCACACACCCCTGATCCTCTGGCctgctctctgcctcctccaAAAGGCTTCACTGCTCCTCCCCTGCGGGACTCCACACTGATAACTCCATCTCACTGTGACTCAGTGGCATTTCCACTGGGCACCGTCCCTCAAAGCTTGTCTCCACATGAGGATTTGGTGGCTTCTGTCCCAGCCATCTCAGGCCTTGGTGGCTCAAACAGTCATGTTTCTGCCTCCTCCCGGTGGCAGGAGACTGCCAGAACCTCGTGCGCCTTTAACTCATCAGTCCAGCAAGATCATCTTTCCCG TCAAAGGGAGACTACAATGTCCCCACTGCTtttccaggcccagcccctgtcCCATCTGGGGCCCGAGTGCCAACCCTTTATTTCATCCACACCCCAATTCCGGCCCACACCTATGGCTCAGGCCGAGGCTCAGGCCCATCTTCAATCTTCTTTCCCAGTCCTATCTCCTGCTTTTCCATCCCTGATTCAGAACACTGGAGTAGCTTGCCCTGCATCGCAGAATAAAGTGCAAGCTCTCTCCCTACCTGAAACTCAGCACCCTGAATGGCCTTTGTTGAGGAGACAACTAGAAGGTAGGTTGGCTTTACCCTCTAGGGTCCAAAAATCTCAGGACGTCTTTAGTGTCTCCACTCCTAACCTTCCCCAGGAAAGTTTGACATCCATTCTGCCTGAGAACTTTCCAGTCAGTCCTGAACTCCGGAGACAACTGGAGCAACACATAAAAAAGTGGATCATCCAACACTGGGGCAACCTGGGAAGGATCCAAGAGTCTCTGGATCTGATGCAGCTTCGGGATGAATCACCAGGGACAAGTCAGGCCAAGGGCAAACCCAGTCCCTGGCAGTCCTCCATGTCCACAGGTGAAGGCAGCAAGGAGGCACAGAAGGTGAAGTTCCAGCTAGAGAGGGACCCGTGCCCACATCTGGGGCAAATTCTGGGTGAGACCCCACAAAATCTATCCAGGGATATGAAAAGCTTCCCACGGAAGGTTCTGGGGGTGACTTCTGAGGAGTTGGAAAGGAACTTGAGGAAGCCCTTGAGGAGTGACTCGGGAAGTGATTTATTAAGATGCACAGAGAGGACTCATATAGAAAACATCCTGAAAGCCCACATGGGCAGGAACTTGGGCCAGACCAACGAGGGCTTGATCCCCGTGTGTGTGCGTCGATCCTGGCTTGCTGTCAACCAGGCTCTTCCCGTGTCCAACACCCATGTGAAAACCAGCAATCTAGCAGCCCCGAAAAGTGGGAAAGCCTGTGTGAACACAGCCCAGGTGCTTTCCTTCCTCGAGCCGTGTACTCAGCAGGGGTTGGGAGCCCATATTGTGAGGTTTTGGGCCAAACACAGGTGGGGTCTACCCCTCAGGGTCCTCAAGCCCATTCAGTGCTTTAAACTGGAAAAGGTTTCATCCTTGTCCCTTACACAGCTTGCTGGTCCCTCCTCAGCCACCTGTGAATCTGGGGCTGGCTCAGAAGTTGAGGTGGACATGTTCCTTAGAAAGCCACCAATGGCAAGTCTGAGAAAGCAGGTGCTGACCAAAGCATCTGATCACATGCCAGAGAGTCTTCTGGCCTCCTCACCTGCATGGAAGCAGTTCCAGAGGGCACCGCGAGGAATCCCATCTTGGAATGATCATGAACCCTTGAAGCCTCCTCCAGCTGGACAGGAGGGCAGGTGGCCATCTAAGCCCCTCACGTACAGCCTCACAGGCAGCATCCAGCAGAGCAGGAGCTTAGGAGCCCAATCTTCAAAGGCTGGAGAGACAAGGGAGGCAGTGCCACAATGCAGAGTCCCCTTGGAAACCTGTATGCTGGCAAACCTCCAAGCCACAAGTGAGGATGTGCATGGTTTCGAGGCTCCAGGGACCAGCAAAAGCTCTCTACACCCTAGAGTGTCTGTCTCCCAAGATCCAAGAAAGCTGTGTCTTATGGAGGAGGTTGTTAATGAATTTGAGCCTGGAATGGCCACAAAGTCAGAGACCCAGCCTCAAGTTTGTGCCGCTGTTGTGCTCCTTCCAGATGGGCAAGCATCTGTTGTGCCCCACGCTTCAGAGAATTTGGTTTCTCAAGTGCCCCAGGGCCATCTCCAGAGCATGCCTACTGGGAACATGCGGGCTTCCCAGGAGCTACATGACCTCATGGCAGCCAGAAGGAGCAAACTGGTGCACGAGGAGCCCAGAAACCCAAACTGTCAAGGCTCATGCAAGAGCCAAAGGCCAATGTTTCCCCCTATTCACAAGAGTGAGAAGTCTAGGAAACCCAACttagaaaaacatgaagaaaggCTTGAAGGATTGAGGACTCCTCAACTTACCCCAGTCAGGAAAACAGAAGACACCCATCAGGATGAAGGCGTCCAGCTACTGCCATCAAAGAAACAGCCTCCTTCAGTAAGCCCCTTTGGAGAAAACATCAAGCAAATTTTTCAGtggattttttcaaagaaaaaaagcaagccaGCACCAGTCACTGCTGAGAgccaaaaaacagtaaaaaacagATCACGTGTGTACAGCAGCAGTGCTGAAGCTCAGGGTCTCATGACGGCAGTTGGACAAATGCTGGACGAGAAAATGTCACTTTGCCATGCGCGCCATGCCTCGAAGGTAAATCAGCACAAACAGAAGTTTCAAGCCCCAGTCTGTGGGTTTCCCTGCAACCACAGGCACCTCTTCTACTCAGAACACGGCAGAATACTGAGCTATGCAGCCAGCAGTCAACAAGCCACTCTCAAGAGCCAGGGTTGTCCCAACAGAGACAGACAAATCAGAAATCAACAGCCCTTGAAAAGTGTGCGGTGCAACAATGAGCAATGGGGCCTGCGACATCCCCAAATCTTGCACCCCAAGAAAGCTGTATCCCCAGTCAGTCCCCCTCAGCACTGGCCGAAGACATCCGGTGCCTCTagccaccatcaccactgtccaaGGCACTGTCTTCTTTGGGAAGGTATCTGA
- the SPATA31A5 gene encoding spermatogenesis-associated protein 31A5, with amino-acid sequence MENLPFPLKLLSASSLNAPSSTPWVLDIFLTLVFALGFFFLLLPYLSYFRCDDPPSPSPGKRKCPVGRRRRPRGRMKNHSLRAGRECRRGLEETSDLLSQLQSLLGPHLDKGDFGQLSGPDPPGEVGERAPDGASQSSHEPMEDAAPILSPLASPDPQAKHPQDLASTPSPGPMTTSVSSLSASQPPEPSLPLEHPSPEPPALFPHPPHTPDPLACSLPPPKGFTAPPLRDSTLITPSHCDSVAFPLGTVPQSLSPHEDLVASVPAISGLGGSNSHVSASSRWQETARTSCAFNSSVQQDHLSRHPPETCQMEAGSLFLLSSDGQNVVGIQVTETAKVNIWEEKENVGSFTNRMTPEKHLNSLRNLAKSLDAEQDTTNPKPFWNMGENSKQLPGPQKLSDPRLWQESFWKNYSQLFWGLPSLHSESLVANAWVTDRSYTLQSPPFLFNEMSNVCPIQRETTMSPLLFQAQPLSHLGPECQPFISSTPQFRPTPMAQAEAQAHLQSSFPVLSPAFPSLIQNTGVACPASQNKVQALSLPETQHPEWPLLRRQLEGRLALPSRVQKSQDVFSVSTPNLPQESLTSILPENFPVSPELRRQLEQHIKKWIIQHWGNLGRIQESLDLMQLRDESPGTSQAKGKPSPWQSSMSTGEGSKEAQKVKFQLERDPCPHLGQILGETPQNLSRDMKSFPRKVLGVTSEELERNLRKPLRSDSGSDLLRCTERTHIENILKAHMGRNLGQTNEGLIPVCVRRSWLAVNQALPVSNTHVKTSNLAAPKSGKACVNTAQVLSFLEPCTQQGLGAHIVRFWAKHRWGLPLRVLKPIQCFKLEKVSSLSLTQLAGPSSATCESGAGSEVEVDMFLRKPPMASLRKQVLTKASDHMPESLLASSPAWKQFQRAPRGIPSWNDHEPLKPPPAGQEGRWPSKPLTYSLTGSIQQSRSLGAQSSKAGETREAVPQCRVPLETCMLANLQATSEDVHGFEAPGTSKSSLHPRVSVSQDPRKLCLMEEVVNEFEPGMATKSETQPQVCAAVVLLPDGQASVVPHASENLVSQVPQGHLQSMPTGNMRASQELHDLMAARRSKLVHEEPRNPNCQGSCKSQRPMFPPIHKSEKSRKPNLEKHEERLEGLRTPQLTPVRKTEDTHQDEGVQLLPSKKQPPSVSPFGENIKQIFQWIFSKKKSKPAPVTAESQKTVKNRSRVYSSSAEAQGLMTAVGQMLDEKMSLCHARHASKVNQHKQKFQAPVCGFPCNHRHLFYSEHGRILSYAASSQQATLKSQGCPNRDRQIRNQQPLKSVRCNNEQWGLRHPQILHPKKAVSPVSPPQHWPKTSGASSHHHHCPRHCLLWEGI; translated from the exons ATGGAGAATCTTCCCTTTCCTTTAAAATTACTTAGTGCCTCATCGCTAAACGCCCCCAGTTCCACACCATGGGTGTTGGATATCTTCCTCACTTTGGTGTTTGCCCTGGGGTTCTTCTTCCTATTACTCCCCTACTTATCTTACTTCCGTTGTGATGACCCACCCTCACCATCGCCTGGGAAGAGAAAG TGTCCAGTAGGGCGGAGGCGGAGGCCCAGAGGCAGGATGAAAAACCACAGTCTGAGAG CTGGTAGAGAGTGCCGGAGAGGCCTGGAGGAGACTTCGGACCTGCTTTCACAACTGCAGAG cctcctgggGCCACACCTTGACAAAGGTGACTTTGGTCAGCTCTCCGGTCCAGACCCCCCAGGTGAGGTGGGCGAAAGAGCACCTGATGGAGCCTCCCAGTCCTCTCATGAGCCTATGGAAGATGCTGCTCCCATTCTCTCCCCGTTAGCTTCCCCGGATCCTCAAGCCAAGCATCCTCAGGATCTGGCCTCCACCCCATCACCAGGCCCAATGACCACCTCAGTCTCCTCCCTAAGTGCCTCCCAGCCACCAGAACCTTCCCTTCCCCTAGAACACCCCTCACCCGAGCCACCTGCACTTTTCCCTCACCCACCACACACCCCTGATCCTCTGGCctgctctctgcctcctccaAAAGGCTTCACTGCTCCTCCCCTGCGGGACTCCACACTGATAACTCCATCTCACTGTGACTCAGTGGCATTTCCACTGGGCACCGTCCCTCAAAGCTTGTCTCCACATGAGGATTTGGTGGCTTCTGTCCCAGCCATCTCAGGCCTTGGTGGCTCAAACAGTCATGTTTCTGCCTCCTCCCGGTGGCAGGAGACTGCCAGAACCTCGTGCGCCTTTAACTCATCAGTCCAGCAAGATCATCTTTCCCGCCACCCACCAGAGACCTGTCAGATGGAAGCTGGTAGCCTGTTTTTGCTCAGCTCTGATGGCCAGAATGTCGTGGGGATACAAGTCACAGAAACAGCCAAGGTCAacatttgggaagaaaaagaaaatgttggatcATTTACAAATCGAATGACCCCAGAAAAGCACTTAAATTCTTTGCGGAATTTGGCTAAATCATTGGATGCTGAGCAGGACACCACAAACCCAAAACCCTTCTGGAACATGGGAGAGAACTCGAAACAGCTGCCCGGACCTCAGAAGCTCTCAGATCCTAGGCTCTGGCAGGAAAGTTTTTGGAAGAATTATAGCCAGCTTTTCTGGGGCCTCCCCTCTCTGCACAGCGAGTCCCTGGTGGCTAACGCCTGGGTAACTGACAGGTCTTATACTTTACAGTCTCCTCCTTTCTTGTTCAATGAAATGTCCAATGTCTGCCCAATTCAAAGGGAGACTACAATGTCCCCACTGCTtttccaggcccagcccctgtcCCATCTGGGGCCCGAGTGCCAACCCTTTATTTCATCCACACCCCAATTCCGGCCCACACCTATGGCTCAGGCCGAGGCTCAGGCCCATCTTCAATCTTCTTTCCCAGTCCTATCTCCTGCTTTTCCATCCCTGATTCAGAACACTGGAGTAGCTTGCCCTGCATCGCAGAATAAAGTGCAAGCTCTCTCCCTACCTGAAACTCAGCACCCTGAATGGCCTTTGTTGAGGAGACAACTAGAAGGTAGGTTGGCTTTACCCTCTAGGGTCCAAAAATCTCAGGACGTCTTTAGTGTCTCCACTCCTAACCTTCCCCAGGAAAGTTTGACATCCATTCTGCCTGAGAACTTTCCAGTCAGTCCTGAACTCCGGAGACAACTGGAGCAACACATAAAAAAGTGGATCATCCAACACTGGGGCAACCTGGGAAGGATCCAAGAGTCTCTGGATCTGATGCAGCTTCGGGATGAATCACCAGGGACAAGTCAGGCCAAGGGCAAACCCAGTCCCTGGCAGTCCTCCATGTCCACAGGTGAAGGCAGCAAGGAGGCACAGAAGGTGAAGTTCCAGCTAGAGAGGGACCCGTGCCCACATCTGGGGCAAATTCTGGGTGAGACCCCACAAAATCTATCCAGGGATATGAAAAGCTTCCCACGGAAGGTTCTGGGGGTGACTTCTGAGGAGTTGGAAAGGAACTTGAGGAAGCCCTTGAGGAGTGACTCGGGAAGTGATTTATTAAGATGCACAGAGAGGACTCATATAGAAAACATCCTGAAAGCCCACATGGGCAGGAACTTGGGCCAGACCAACGAGGGCTTGATCCCCGTGTGTGTGCGTCGATCCTGGCTTGCTGTCAACCAGGCTCTTCCCGTGTCCAACACCCATGTGAAAACCAGCAATCTAGCAGCCCCGAAAAGTGGGAAAGCCTGTGTGAACACAGCCCAGGTGCTTTCCTTCCTCGAGCCGTGTACTCAGCAGGGGTTGGGAGCCCATATTGTGAGGTTTTGGGCCAAACACAGGTGGGGTCTACCCCTCAGGGTCCTCAAGCCCATTCAGTGCTTTAAACTGGAAAAGGTTTCATCCTTGTCCCTTACACAGCTTGCTGGTCCCTCCTCAGCCACCTGTGAATCTGGGGCTGGCTCAGAAGTTGAGGTGGACATGTTCCTTAGAAAGCCACCAATGGCAAGTCTGAGAAAGCAGGTGCTGACCAAAGCATCTGATCACATGCCAGAGAGTCTTCTGGCCTCCTCACCTGCATGGAAGCAGTTCCAGAGGGCACCGCGAGGAATCCCATCTTGGAATGATCATGAACCCTTGAAGCCTCCTCCAGCTGGACAGGAGGGCAGGTGGCCATCTAAGCCCCTCACGTACAGCCTCACAGGCAGCATCCAGCAGAGCAGGAGCTTAGGAGCCCAATCTTCAAAGGCTGGAGAGACAAGGGAGGCAGTGCCACAATGCAGAGTCCCCTTGGAAACCTGTATGCTGGCAAACCTCCAAGCCACAAGTGAGGATGTGCATGGTTTCGAGGCTCCAGGGACCAGCAAAAGCTCTCTACACCCTAGAGTGTCTGTCTCCCAAGATCCAAGAAAGCTGTGTCTTATGGAGGAGGTTGTTAATGAATTTGAGCCTGGAATGGCCACAAAGTCAGAGACCCAGCCTCAAGTTTGTGCCGCTGTTGTGCTCCTTCCAGATGGGCAAGCATCTGTTGTGCCCCACGCTTCAGAGAATTTGGTTTCTCAAGTGCCCCAGGGCCATCTCCAGAGCATGCCTACTGGGAACATGCGGGCTTCCCAGGAGCTACATGACCTCATGGCAGCCAGAAGGAGCAAACTGGTGCACGAGGAGCCCAGAAACCCAAACTGTCAAGGCTCATGCAAGAGCCAAAGGCCAATGTTTCCCCCTATTCACAAGAGTGAGAAGTCTAGGAAACCCAACttagaaaaacatgaagaaaggCTTGAAGGATTGAGGACTCCTCAACTTACCCCAGTCAGGAAAACAGAAGACACCCATCAGGATGAAGGCGTCCAGCTACTGCCATCAAAGAAACAGCCTCCTTCAGTAAGCCCCTTTGGAGAAAACATCAAGCAAATTTTTCAGtggattttttcaaagaaaaaaagcaagccaGCACCAGTCACTGCTGAGAgccaaaaaacagtaaaaaacagATCACGTGTGTACAGCAGCAGTGCTGAAGCTCAGGGTCTCATGACGGCAGTTGGACAAATGCTGGACGAGAAAATGTCACTTTGCCATGCGCGCCATGCCTCGAAGGTAAATCAGCACAAACAGAAGTTTCAAGCCCCAGTCTGTGGGTTTCCCTGCAACCACAGGCACCTCTTCTACTCAGAACACGGCAGAATACTGAGCTATGCAGCCAGCAGTCAACAAGCCACTCTCAAGAGCCAGGGTTGTCCCAACAGAGACAGACAAATCAGAAATCAACAGCCCTTGAAAAGTGTGCGGTGCAACAATGAGCAATGGGGCCTGCGACATCCCCAAATCTTGCACCCCAAGAAAGCTGTATCCCCAGTCAGTCCCCCTCAGCACTGGCCGAAGACATCCGGTGCCTCTagccaccatcaccactgtccaaGGCACTGTCTTCTTTGGGAAGGTATCTGA